The following proteins come from a genomic window of Malus domestica chromosome 02, GDT2T_hap1:
- the LOC103454081 gene encoding V-type proton ATPase subunit c1-like yields MAPSTFSGDETAPFFGFLGAAAALVFSCMGAAYGTAKSGVGVASMGVMRPELVMKSIVPVVMAGVLGIYGLIIAVIISTGINPKAKSYYLFDGYAHLSSGLACGLAGLSAGMAIGIVGDAGVRANAQQPKLFVGMILILIFAEALALYGLIVGIILSSRSGQSRAD; encoded by the exons ATGGCGCCATCCACCTTCAGCGGCGACGAAACGGCACCGTTCTTCGGCTTCCTCGGCGCGGCGGCAGCCCTTGTCTTCTCCT GTATGGGAGCGGCGTACGGGACGGCGAAGAGCGGCGTGGGCGTGGCGTCGATGGGGGTGATGAGGCCGGAGCTGGTGATGAAGTCGATTGTTCCGGTTGTTATGGCGGGAGTGTTGGGTATCTACGGTTTGATCATTGCTGTGATTATCAGCACTGGGATTAACCCAAAGGCCAAATCTTACTACCTCTTCGATGGGTACGCCCACCTCTCCTCCGGTCTGGCTTGTGGACTCGCCGGACTTTCCGCCGGAATGGCCATCGGCATCGTTGGCGATGCCGGTGTTAG GGCGAACGCACAACAGCCAAAGCTTTTTGTTGGCATGATTCTGATTCTCATCTTTGCCGAAGCTTTGGCTTTGTATGGCCTGATTGTCGGTATCATCCTTTCATCGCGATCTGGACAGTCCAGAGCAGATTAG